ATATGGACGTCACTCGAATATTCCCAAAAGTTATCTTATTCTGCTCCAGCTTCGGATTCCATTCTCCAACAGCTCCCAATAATTCCCAGTCCTTCACCATCAATCCAGAAATGTGAGCTTTTCGACTTAAGGCATCGGCTACCACATTAGCCTTACCAGGATGGTAGTTAATAGTATAATcgtaatcctccaaaaattccatccaacGACGTTGTCTCATGTTCAACTCCTTCTGGGAAAAGAGGTATCTAAGGCTCTTGTGGTCAGAATAAACTTCAAAAGTCACTCCGTacagatagtgtctccactttttcagagcgaaGACAACTGCGGCCAATTCTAGATCATGAATAGGATAGTTTTGCTCATGAGTTTTCAATTTCCGAGAAGCATAAGCTATCACATTTTGGTGTTGCATTAATACGCATCCCAAACCTTCTTTGGAGGCGTCGGTGTAAACATTAAAACCGTCCGGACCGTTAGGTAAAGCTAGAATAGGGGCCATAGTTAATCTCCTTTTCAGCTCTTGAAAACTGATCTCACACTTATCACTCCACAGGAATGGTCCACCCTTCTTGGTTAGATCGGTTAAGGGACTGGCAAGTTTCGAAAAATCTTTGATAAATCGCCGGTAATAACCTGCCAACCCTAGAAAACTCCGGATCTCAGTAGGGTTATTGGGTCTTTTCCACTCAGTTACCGCCTCTACCTTGGCCGGATCTACAGCAATCCCTTCCTTTGAAATCACATGCCCTAGAAAAGCAACTCTTTCTAACCAGAACTCACATTTGCTAAATTTGGCATACAACTGGTGCTCCCTCAGGGTTTGTAGGACCTCTTTCAAATGTTTTTCATGTTCCTCAtgggtttttgaataaaccaataTGTCATCGATAaaaacaacgacaaatcggtcgaGATAAGGTTTGAAAATTCGATGCATGAGGTCCATGAAAgcagcaggggcattggtcagtccaaaaggcatcacGGCAAATTCGTAGTGCCCATACCGAGAATTGAAAGCGGTTTTAGGCACATCTTCCTTTCTAATCAACAGTTGGTAATACCCCTGTCGAAGATctaacttcgagaagaccaccgcACCCTGTAATTGATCGAAtaactcatcgatgtggggtagtggatacttattcttaatagttACATTGTTCAACCCTCTGTAGTCAATACATAGCCTCAAGGTcccgtccttctttttaacaaagagAACAGGTGCCCCCCACGGTGATCCACTCTCGTGAATAAAACCCCGCTCTAGAAGATCTTGTAACTGCAATTTCAACTCTTTGAGCTCCGCAGGTGCCATTCGGTAAGGAGTTTTGGAAATAGGGGAAACCCCTGGCAAAAGGTTAACCTCAAACTCAATCTCTCTTTCTGGAGGCAGATTCACTAACTCGTCAGGAAAGACATCGGGGTATTCACTCACTACTGGAACATCTTCTATTTTCAATTTGTCGACCGGCGTGTTtataagaaaagctaggaacccttgcgcccctctactcaATAATTTCCTAGCGCGAATACCTGATATCATAGCGGATGAGGCTAGACTACCCCTCACATCTAACCTCAAAGTTGCCTCCCCAGGAATacgaaattctactattttcctcttacaatccagttgggcatcGTAGCGAGCCAACCAATCCATGCCCAATATCACATCGTATCCCTTTATGGCTAAACTTATCAAATTTCCCAGTAACTTCCTCTCACCTACCCAGATCTCACAATTCGTATACATCTTGCTAGAAATCAAACATTGGtcccccgtaggagtactaacttccAGCTCAAAGGGAAGAATAACAGGGTTTATATCAATTCCGCACATAAACTCGGGGTTAACGAAAGAATGGGTGGCTCCAGGATCTATCAAAATTCTAGCTAGGCGGTGGaagacaggaatcgtaccttccactacctcGGCCGAGTCAGGAACTGGACGTTGCTCGATGGAGTATACCCGAGCGGGTACCTTCGGTTTGGCTCCTTCTACCCGCGATTGACTTGAGGTAGCCTTGGATGTCGGTGTAGTTCCTTTCACGTCTCGGCCTTGGACTGGACAACTAGCGAGCCGGTGCTCTGCACTCCCGCAGCGTAAGCACTTGTTCTGTTTCCTCCAACAGTCGTCCTCTGTGTGGTTTGGTTTCCCACAGAAGCTACACGATCCACGCGTAACAGTAGCGGAACTCCCTTGTGAGGCACTTCTCGGTTGGCCTCGTCCCGGTTGGCTTCCTCGAGAGGGAGCCCCTCTGGCCGGACTCGCAAACCGTCCCCCCCCAGCTCCCCTTCCAAACTTAGGAGGGGTACTTTTATCCCCTTGAGTTGAGCTACTTCCAGCAGCTCCACGCTTTCGATTCTGGAAATTCCTCACCTGAAGCCTTGCGTTCTCGGATCGTAATGCTTTCTCAACAGCATCACTGAAAGTAGTGATTTGGGCTACGGCCAAATCCTTTTGGATTTTCACATTGAGCCCCTGAAGAAATCGCCTCGCCCTTCTTTGTTCTGTCAAGATGAGCTCAGGGGCAAACTTAGACAAGCGCGTGAATTGGCCCTCATATTCGGCCACCGATTGTGTGCCTTGGCGTAAacgaataaattcgtcctctttTTTCTCCTGAACCAACGGTGGAAAGTACTTGGCATTGAATTCCCTTACGAAATTCGTCCAAGTTCTTGGTGTCTGTTCTCGCTCCCATTTGGTCCGGATAATGTTCCACCAAGAGCGAGCAGCCCCTTCGAGTTGAAAAACAGCAAAGGTAACTTGCCTCTCTTCCGAGTAACGTAGAGCGGCAAAAATGtctatcatcttctccaaccatTGTTCTGCCACATCCGAATCGGGCCCTCCGAGAAATTTAGGtggagaaaatttttgaaatcgttcaagaGCTCGGTCGTCGCTCTCGACATgatttccagggtttccaggattccCAACTGGAGGATTAGGATTGGGGCCCGGTTGCTGCTGTACTACCTGTGCTAGGAGATCGGTCATCCGCTGAATAGCAGCGGCTACCTGGATATTGGGATCGACTTGAGGTTCAGGATTGGGTTCGGGCACTGTAGTTCCGGTACCCCGTTCAGGTGTGGACTGTCTACCCCCACGTCCTCTACCTCGGCCACTACGCGTGCCTTCCATCGTTCTAAATTAACCAAGCCATCAAAATACACgcttaaatataaatataacatGAACATCAAAGGATACACACTCCTGTGCATAACAATAAACATGAATACGGAACCAACAGGTACTTCATAAAACacttcacataacacatagtcaTATATTCACACCAGATCAAACAGTTACACcaaaacagtcagtcaagtacaagcACAAGCAAGGAAAGTATCTTACGGAATGGCAATACAAAAGTCATATATACAAAACTAGTCCAACATGCAACGTGACTAGCTAAGGGTCCTACCCAACCTGCCATTCCGTATCCCTTATATATACAAAAGTCAAAACCACAAAAGTCAAACCACCCAAAATAGCCTAAGAGCCAAAACCTAGCCTACCGTGGGACTAGAGGACCCACTCGCTTGAGTGGATTCACCTCCAACCCCGGCTTGTACACTAGAGCCCTCGTCACTCTCTCCCCCTAAGAGGTCATCACATAGGTTCAGAATCGATCCGGCTCTCTCCTTCAGTTGCCTTGCCCTCTTAACCATTCGCTCATGTGCCTCTCCCAGTTGCGTACATAGGTCGTCCACCCTATCTTGACCTTCTCCCAGGTCATATTCCAATTCCTTCATTCGTTCAGCTTGCCTCTTGTTGGCCTCTCTCAGTTGCTTCACTTCGGCCTCTAGCCTTGTACAATCCTTGGCCAACTCCTTCCTTTCTTTGTCCACCGCCAATACGAGGGTATTGGGGTAGGCAAACCTGTGACGGCACTCACAACGCCGAAGGCAACTAGCTGGACTCCAGCGTACCACTGCCCCTCTCGCCCGGACCTGGTACTTGATCAAAGGAAGTACTCTCCGGCCCTGCTCCACAATCGGCCTCTCACTAGATCCACTAGGCGCATCCATCCTACACAAAAGCGTAATCAAACTCAAACACTCTTAGGAACACAAACAAATACAAGTCCTAAATCAAGAAATTTCTAGCATGCCCAGGTTCATcacaaacctaggctctgataccacttgtgacgaccccatcttcccctaaggcgaaccagaggggtcgacagaccgcctgcccagcccTCGCCAGGACTACAAACACGAAACAAACAAACCGAATCGAACTTGCAAAGAGAAAATCAATAAAGCAAGCATACAAACCTTTTTAAAAGGTTCTTATTACCACAAAGTCATCACGGAAGAAAGTATAGCTCGCGAGCACTTGAATTGGTCAAGAAAACGAAAACGGAAAAATttgccgcggatgaacagtaaccagcCGCGTcactatccggccggattctcggccggataggaGGCAGTGGCTGGACCCCAAAGGGGTCGAAAttcccctgtcaatccggccgacaatccggccggaagttGGCCGGATTGCGTCCAGTGGCCAAaatgccaaattttttttccttcccctgCATATCccgccttgtatccggccagaaactagCCGGATTCTTGGCGACAGTTTTTCTAAAACTTTTCTTCCTTCGTTCGAAAATCGTTGTTCGCCCCAAACACTTCAAACACATAATGTAGTGAATCCAAGACTTGATAAAGACATATATACATGTCATATATACATGAAAAGGGGTCACTTATACAATTCCAAAAGATACTTGAATTCAAATACATCCAAGTTTCAAGTTTtagaggagctttacaaaactagctatctaactagctcaactcatttcaAAACTTGAGTCCGGCGgtgctcctgtaaggaaaacaaaataacaggggtgagcttacgctcgtgaggtaccaaattACCAAACCAATGATACAAGCCATCAAACACATATGCATAAAAGCCTTCACTCAATCCACCATATacaaaaggatacagtcggccCTCAAGGGCCGTTTTCCaattgccatacttgatcgtactcgttgacactccgtcaaccaatgGAGAAAACCAAGAACCGTAGGCTCCTCTTTAcaccatttccttccaccaatcacCCCCTTATCGGGCCCGCACACCTCACAGTCACAAacggtcatactcgagtataccataagGTCGAGGAGtgaacactccactcgactatCAGTGACCCAAAGGCACGTCAACGATTCGCCCAAGCTCtagccggctcgactcgaataacggcCCAAGGGAAAGAGCTCAGATTTCACAGTGATCATAGGGCATGGCCCTAACAAATATCAACCCATATATATACAAGACATTGAACAGGCCAACAGTATCAATAGCACAAGAACAGTAACAAGAACACAAGTAGGTGGTcaagagcgataaagtacacccttgacCCATTCAAGCCATACAAGTCACGTATTAAGTGCATTCAACCATTTAatgatacactcaccaagcaaccAAGTAAATCACACGTTCGAGTCAGGTGTAGGTCCCGGTCCACCGGTacgacctaaaacaagcaagaaaACATATTTGAAACTCAACTCAATCACGAGTCAATGTACAATGAACCTACTAATATAAGTTACTCAAAATCAAATGGAGCAACGAAGGTGCGGAATGTGAACAAACTCCCCAATTCTTCCATTTCTATTCAAACCTTCTCAATTCAAGACAACCCATACCCCAACCAATTGGgcggcatttccccttaatttcttcacatttccaacctaacCAACAACATCAAACTCATACCAAAACACTTACAAATCACAAACGAGTACATACACCTTATTTGAATCACAATAccatcaaatatacatcaattgCTAGCATGAGAACCACatatagaaaagccccaatttcATACTAAACCCTAAATCCGAAATTCTCtcaaatgctgaaattttccacaatTCACCACCATTATCACAACTAGGCTCTAAATCATTCAATATAAACCCATCACACCTTACTCAAGCATAAGTTATCacataaaacagaaaattcctcaataaatagaaaatcatCACAACTCAAGTATAAATCATGAAATACTCCATAAAATAGCCTCTTTAACTTCTAACCTCTACTAATCTCACATTACCACTAATAAAGAGATAAGTTCTCAACTACTCACCTTACAAATACTTGATATGAGATGGATGAgagcttttccttccaaactaAAACCACCAAGCCCTTCAAGCTCTATCAACAAGaggattttatggaggaattgGAGAATTAAACGGTTGAATTCCAAGATTGGGCCAAGAAAAGCAAGCaaaagttgaagagtttctctctctttttctctctagttggccggccaagaggatgaaaaataagaaagaattttgGTCACAATTCAATTTAGTAAAGgtataagaaaagtcaaaagtccaaggccCAATAGAATTGCAACAAGTGTCATCCAAGCTTATCTCATTCTTGTCTTACAACACCTAATTAAACCCACTAACCTCTAATTAACTCATAACACTAGGTAATAAAGCCTCCGTATCTACAATTGCCCACAGCTACATCTTACCGTACCGATCGgcttagtgggtcccacataCACGGTATTCCCTTAAAACACAGAAAATGACCTAAACCCAGAACATAATGCAAAATTCATATTTCCTCATACAATTCCCCAGAAAAGCCACATATTAAAGAAAACCCTAGCAGTAGGCCCAATATAAATGcctcaaaaataagaaaaatttcggggtctcacaaagACAATGTCATGAAAGAGAACCTTAATCACTCGaaaatcgaggttcaaaagtgaggatttaaagtcCCAAGAGAGACTTGCCTCtaccatgaaatcgagtttaaaacagTTTATCGATATCAAGAAAGAGTAATGAgttctcaaaaactcatttcttaagaaatcggaaaatttcctttttgcgcgacaatctttggaaaatcaaatcttgagtttggtacttccaaaaatggaaaactctatACTGTCGGAAACTAGGttcgaagtactaaaagtttctagcagatacttttccaagattcgAAACGGAAATCATTCATTTTTTAGCTCAAAATTTCAGTTCCAAGAAGAcaggtttgaaccagtcttgattttcagcaatctttggaaatttggcataattcacagaaagtgaatcagctcttaaaatttgtaacacaataagagttccaaacaaggtttcaaacacgacAAGCGAAAcaaaattcggagttttgagcatcaagatacaacagtttaaAGTTAGCTGAATTTTTGCACATTGATcagaaattttcagatttgaaaagtCATCTTTGGGGCGCTATTTGAGTATCTAATGATATTGAAattgcaccaaatttggtacacttaaacttccatatgtggactacctctctaccaaatttcatgcaaaaactcacgtgggaaggtagttaaaaaaatgactaaagtttgtgaaaatttcaaggcaaatctgccatctcactctttctttctttccaaaagttTGGTAAAATGAAATCAACCCCAATTCAatccattttttaaaccaaggtcctataaaaatttaataagcaattgatGGTTAATTGGCATCAAAATTTTCGAAGCAACACATCTCACAACAATCCTGACCATTCGGCCAGCAAGAAGGGAAAAACTTTCCAGTTTCCAGTTTTGTTGCACTTTCAAAATTAGGCgacatctcactcaatacatgttcaaattaagaatggtttatggagttggaaactaggttcaaaattctacatttcatcagaaggaaacatttccaaaatcagttcacaagtgagagaaaatcaagccacaagatgcagcttctccattcctctcAGACAGACAGTTACAATAGGACAGTCAAATTTGTCGAATCACTAGGGTTGATTCAAAATGAAGTAGTGggtgatttttataccgttagaaagctatgaatgtctagtttcaaatgccacaaatggcactcaattttgacttttgtacaaagagttacGTTCAAACAAAGAGCTACTATTCGGCTGCCCTGActaccattttccagatttcttccattttcgaaaaccctagttttgagCAACCAATTGAAACGATTTTTTGGTAGCaactttgtacacacaatatacaacatataaccatcaatttcacagccaaacaagcaccaaaattttgaataaaaacaGAGCAACATGGACaaaaaatttcggccagcttgcacttccatttttctttcgaTTTCCCTCCACTTTCTAACCGTAATTCTCTCATATAACGGATAAACAACATCAACCAAGCAAAAAATCCTCAAGGAAGCTACCTATAATCCACCTCAAGACCGCTAGCCTAAAGattaaagcaagaaatgaaacacctcaagtccgctagcctattCCTTGCTTAGGGTTGTAAACCCATGCAAACTAAGCTTcattcttgaagaaattagaaagattgaagaaggtgaagGGTTACCTCTTGAACCCTTGAAGAAACCATAATTTTTCCacccaaaaactctccaagaaacACCACAAGATGATGCCTTTCTCCAAACTAGAACTAATCTCCAAGTAGTAtgtgatttggatgaagatttgtGAGGGAAATGGAACaagatttggagcaagatgaagaagctttcttccttccttttcctttgctgtttcggccgaccaaagagaggagagagagagagtggttTGAGTTGTGTGAAGCTTCCCTTGGAAGATTGAAGAAATTGTGGAACTATGAATAGGGTTCGAATAGTGTCCTgtactaccacttttctctcttgtttgttgtaCTAGggcactaatcctccaatgtaattcctttaacactgtaTTTACTCACTCTTATGAGTCTAGtataactttctcaaattttcacttaGTCATTCCTACGCGCAATATGCGAACTTTCGACTCGCGCGCGATAAGGCGAAATTTACGAGCAATTCATGCAatgataatataattaactaattctagggtaaataattataaaaataactattttaagaataaaaatatgagtCCTCACACTTCAAGCCTATTTTCTAATGGTgaagttttgtgattttttggcCTACAGAACCCAAGTTACactttttcaaagaatgtcaCCAAAGTTGggaattttgtcaaatgaattgagtgggaCTTGGAAAACTCTGGGAAAACTTTTATAGGTTTTAGACCTAACTTTCTTTGGTTAAATCTTGCagattttgatttgaaatacttgGTGATATGTTAACcttagcatgcatgaaatatttcacttgatttgaacttgatttaaaCAAGAAATCGTGGCCCTTTTAATCTTCTAATATTAGGGTTAAACCTGTAGTTTCTGTGGTTGCTAAGTGAAGTATCGAATCTCATATTTTCTCGTTATCTTGGTTTTAAGTTACTAGACTCTTGACGGATTGCATGATCACAGGACTTGAGAATGTTCTAGAGGAAGAACCAGGGTGACCAATTTGTGAGGTCAAGTGGTGAGTGTTCCAGGG
The DNA window shown above is from Coffea arabica cultivar ET-39 chromosome 5e, Coffea Arabica ET-39 HiFi, whole genome shotgun sequence and carries:
- the LOC140006934 gene encoding uncharacterized protein; this encodes MEGTRSGRGRGRGGRQSTPERGTGTTVPEPNPEPQVDPNIQVAAAIQRMTDLLAQVVQQQPGPNPNPPVGNPGNPGNHVESDDRALERFQKFSPPKFLGGPDSDVAEQWLEKMIDIFAALRYSEERQVTFAVFQLEGAARSWWNIIRTKWEREQTPRTWTNFVREFNAKYFPPLVQEKKEDEFIRLRQGTQSVAEYEGQFTRLSKFAPELILTEQRRARRFLQGLNVKIQKDLAVAQITTFSDAVEKALRSENARLQVRNFQNRKRGAAGSSSTQGDKSTPPKFGRGAGGGRFASPARGAPSRGSQPGRGQPRSASQGSSATVTRGSCSFCGKPNHTEDDCWRKQNKCLRCGSAEHRLASCPVQGRDVKGTTPTSKATSSQSRVEGAKPKVPARVYSIEQRPVPDSAEVVEGTIPVFHRLARILIDPGATHSFVNPEFMCGIDINPVILPFELEVSTPTGDQCLISSKMYTNCEIWVGERKLLGNLISLAIKGYDVILGMDWLARYDAQLDCKRKIVEFRIPGEATLRLDVRGSLASSAMISGIRARKLLSRGAQGFLAFLINTPVDKLKIEDVPVVSEYPDVFPDELVNLPPEREIEFEVNLLPGVSPISKTPYRMAPAELKELKLQLQDLLERGFIHESGSPWGAPVLFVKKKDGTLRLCIDYRGLNNVTIKNKYPLPHIDELFDQLQGAVVFSKLDLRQGYYQLLIRKEDVPKTAFNSRYGHYEFAVMPFGLTNAPAAFMDLMHRIFKPYLDRFVVVFIDDILVYSKTHEEHEKHLKEVLQTLREHQLYAKFSKCEFWLERVAFLGHVISKEGIAVDPAKVEAVTEWKRPNNPTEIRSFLGLAGYYRRFIKDFSKLASPLTDLTKKGGPFLWSDKCEISFQELKRRLTMAPILALPNGPDGFNVYTDASKEGLGCVLMQHQNVIAYASRKLKTHEQNYPIHDLELAAVVFALKKWRHYLYGVTFEVYSDHKSLRYLFSQKELNMRQRRWMEFLEDYDYTINYHPGKANVVADALSRKAHISGLMVKDWELLGAVGEWNPKLEQNKITFGNIRVTSIFLEKMNGR